In Euphorbia lathyris chromosome 2, ddEupLath1.1, whole genome shotgun sequence, the sequence CTACTGGGTTCAAATGGTGGAATTCAATTCCTATTTTTTGTTTATCTAGTTTTTACTGTAATTCTAGAGGTCAAACTTCATTTCGATTCTCCTGATTTTGACTCTTATTTTGTActattttttattcttatttttaataatatgggCGCTTGGTTTGGATAGTATttcgggggtgccaacctagttgggatgtccgttTGCTCTCTCCCGGGTAGCCCttctttactaaaaaaaattgaatttccatCTCTTTCTAAATCTAATCTTTAATTAGCAGAAGATAAGATCCTTGATAAGAGGCAGTTCGGGTCGTGGTGGTGGTGACGGTATATCCCTCTTCACCATCGAGCGTGTGGTGTCCAGTGATCTCTGTACAATTAACAGCTTCAATGAATTCAAAATCAGAGTCTGAAATGAGATTACAGACGGTTAATTAATTACTTACGGGTTTGAGCAGTTTCGGTAAGATTGCGAGCTGAGATCTGAGTGGAAATGAGAAGAGCAACAACAAAAGCAAGCCCATGGATGAGAAACACGGTTTTGCACATATTTTTGGCTTAAATACTAATTTGTAAATGTAAAGAATTTCAAATCAAACACAATTAGGATACCTGAATAGAATCCTAAACAAAGACAATTTGACAACATATTCACGTACATCATTAAATACCATAATTGAAGATTGATTTTGGTTTTACCTAGCTGCAGTTTAGGTTGCTCTTCATTGATGTCTGCAGCAGTTGTCGCTGTTATAAACTCGTCATGCTTTTCTGTCTTTTCTAGCAAAATTTCAATCTTTACTTTTGGCACTTGCCTCTCTCATGTCAGCAGTGGATGTCATGACCTTCTTCTCAAACGTTGATCCATTATTCTTTAAGATCTCAGTAATAGTTACCACGATTGTAATATCCATTCCAAGTGCAGACAGTTCCACTCCATTGTGTTGCTGAAGAGAGTAGAGAGGCGGAAACAATTGTTTTGTTGGTTCATTCTCAACTGCGGCGATAAGACCTCGATATGTGTAAGACACCCTGGTAGTGATAACACAGAAACCAAATCCTGTTGCAAGAATTGTGAAATTGCTCGCTCACACTTTTATTCTCCATTGTGATTAGAGCTGTCTTTTTCTCATCTTCATTGTGGTTCTTTGAATTTCCCTGTATTATTTGCGACAATTGGTTACTTCGAAACCTTCATGGCCAACAACTGACTTTTTGAGAATAACTTTTTAACTTTTCTTTTGTCGAATTGCAGATTCTTACCTTGCAGTTGCTGATTGAATTGTGGACCGGGCAAAAGGCCAATGTATctttcatgaagatttggggctgCGAGTCACACGTCAAGAAATTGATGGGTGGCAAGCTAGAGTTCAGATATACTAAATGCCACTTCGTGGgctaccctaaggaaactaaggttTATTATTTCTACAACCCGACTGAGAATAAAATATTCGTAGCCAATAGGGATGTTTTCTTGGAGAAGAAATTCCTTTCCAAGGAAGACAGTGTGAGCATTTTTAAACTCGCTGAAGTTCAAAGCTTACAAACAATTGCAACTGAAGCCGATGATGCTACGAGAATCGAACCTGATCCACAAGAAATTGAGGAGGATGTGCCAGTTACACAAAATATGGATTTATGCAGGATCTTGATGAACACTGTGTGCATATGAAAGTTATTGGGAGCATACGAACTTTCCTAACACTGTATGTCGATGATATACTCCTTATTGGAGGCAATGTTGTAACAGTACAAGATATCGAGCAGTGGTTGAACAAGTGCTTCACGATGAAGGACCTAGGAGAAGCCAAAATAATCATAGGGATCAGAATCTACAAAGATAGATCCTGAGGGCTTCTGGTTTTAAGTCAAGCCTCGTACATAGACAAAGTTCTTAAAAGTTTCAGCATAGGCAAAGCAAAGAAAGAAACTTCCCATGCGCCATGGGTTGAAACTGAATAAGAATGAGAGTCCTAAGACCAAAGAGGATAAGGGACGCCTGGAGAAGATTCCTTATGAATCAGCTATAGGATCTATCATGTATTccatgttatgtacaaggcctGATGTTGCACTTACATTAAGCATGACAAGTCGATACTAGTCGGGTCCCGACAAGGAGCACTAGACAATAATTAAGGCTATCCTGAAGTACCTTAACAGAACAAAGGATGCATTTCTGGTGTCCGGATGATAGGATGAGCTGGCAATATCGAGCTACACCTTTTCAGACTGGCCAGGATGAATTCCAGTCACAGTCTAGATACGTTTTCTCCTGACCAGCAGTGCCGTTAGTCGGAGGAGAACAAAGCACCTGACTATTGCAGACTCTACAAGAAAACTGAGTGCTCGCTGTATTTGACGTTGCAGAGGAAATAATTTTGATAAAGAAATACATAATCGATTGGTATTGTCCATTCTACGGTACCGATGTGGGATGAAAAATGAATTTGCATGCCACAAATTGTAAACTGGCATGCCATAATTGGGTAGAGAATTTTTAgcaaaagagagagaaagagatgaaagagaatgaaaaaaatatagagaaagagatgaagttATGAAAGAAGAAGCAATGAAGGGTTAAAAtagagagagagggaaaaaTTAACCTATTAAAAAGGAGTCGAATGTAAAAAAAACGGGTTAATGTTAATAGTGGTTACAGATGTAATAAAGTATAAAGTtcaatgatttttttatattgcATTTTAAAGTTTAGTGGTTATACTATACAATGAGacaaaattcagtggccatgtgtgtaatttacccggtCTTGTTTCATaacaatttgttttttttttgaaatgttGTTATATCCTAGCAGTTTAAATGGGAAgaaaaaacttttaattttttgtttttaatgtttgcTAGTTAGTTAAATTTGGACAATTTTAAATCACTCGAACGATTTTATAAATGTATAAGATtaaaagatttatttttgtttcctcaaagaaaaaaaaagatttatttttgtactatAGCTTATTTTtgaacatattaaaaaaatgtagTCAATAGAATTGAAAAGATAATTTGTTTCtctatcatttttattttttttcaaatttatctACTTCTCCGATTGAACTGAtccacattattattattattttttatgataaatgaatattaaatatgggACATATTGAAAATTCAAGAAACTAGTGTATTCTcataaaaaagaaatgaaaaataattcGAAAAAATAAGCACATTACTTTGAGACGCAAAGAGTAAAActtggtgtttttttttttttttttgcgcgGCAAGGAAAAATGAAAAGTTTTGGAGGGTAAAAATAAGAATGACAAGAAATTTTAGAAAGATAAATTTGGTTCCCGCCATAAGAGTAATTGGAAAACGTTAATAAAATTTGCCCGGCTTTTCTTCCAACCAAACCAAAGGAATCAATCATTACAAAAGCTCACTGTTCCGAAATCCACTGAATTGATCAATGGAAGATGATATGAGATTTGAATCTCTACCTCCCCTGAAAAGGTTAAGGGTTTTGCAGGAGCGACATCTACATGACAACAAAGAAAATTGCAATCCCTCTTTCCGACTCCCAGCCAAGAAGCGAAAGGAGTCCcgtcctcctcctcttcattcCTCCGATTATACTCCCTTCCCTTTGCCAGCCAAGAAGAGAGTTTCAGCTCTCAATCCCGATTTCCTTTCACCTTTTGATCTTAACATTGAGTACAAAccccctccttcttttgctgaaaTTCCCCAaccagaaaaagaagaagaggaagaagatgatgatgggATTGTATGCTCTATCTGTGAAAGCACAGATGGGGATCCAACAGATCCTATTGTGTTGTGTGATGGGTGCGATCTAATGGTACACACCAGTTGCTATGGAAATCCATTGATAATGGGTGTTCCTGAAGGTGAGTGGTTTTGTGCTCAATGTTTGTCTGGAAAGGGTTTCTCTTGCTGCCTATGTCCAAAAAAGAGTGGTGCTATGAAACCAACAAAAGATGGGTTATGGGCACATATTGTGTGTTCAGTTTATGTTCCTGAAGTATTCTTTGAGGATCCAGATGGGCGTGAAGGAATCGATTGCTCTAAGATTCCTAAGAGGCGATGGCAAGACAAATGCTATATTTGCAATACTAGGAAAGGATGTGCTATTCGATGCTCTGAACCCATGTGTACTTTGCCATTTCATGTTACCTGTGCCTTGAATCAACATCTTTGTATTGAGTACAAACAACAAGGGAATCAAATCATTGTTGCTGGCTTCTGCAATACCCATTCTCAGCTCTGGAAGAAGGTACTTTATATTAATTATTCACTTCTCTCTTTTCTTAATTGCCCTCAATCATGGATTATTTTCAATGCATTGCAGCAACAAGAGACTGGAAAGTTCAAGATTGTGGCCACTAAACATCACAACAACTAACTGGATTTTCTCATTTCAAAACAGGTTTATAGATTTTCTTTAGATTTTAGCACaagtatgtatgtatgtatatgGGCTTGTTTCAATGCTTAAATTGCTTAAGCTAATCTCATATGCATATTAGTCATTCTGGATTTGCTTGTGTATCACTGTCAAATTTATTTGCCAAACAGTTGGAATTACTATaactttctcttcttttttgttGGTTATTATTATTGCTATCACAACCATAAATAAGATATGATGATGCTTACAAGAACCATTAGTGAAATAAATGTGGGAAATGAATCTATAGCAGATTGAAGatatatcataaataaaacaaaagggATGCCTCCTGTCCTGTGCCATATAATGAATTGGAGAATATTCATTTTCACTCAACCAATTCATGGGAAAAATGACCACAACGGCAATAATGCGAAATGAATTTTCATTGATAATCTATATAGCCAAATCACAATATGCAACAATACAAATCAACCTCTACTATAGATATAAGTGTAACCATATAAAAAGCATTATAATCTTTGAATATTTCATCAACATGtatacaaattaaaataaaaactaaggAATGAGAGATATTGCAAAACTAAAAATCACCCCAATGTGATGAAATAACTTTTTGGACCTACAAGCCTTATATCTACAAGAACTTCTCCCATCTTTATACTACATCATCACTCAATTACAAGATCTTCTCCCATCTTTATACTACACCATCACTCAATACACAAACCatgttagagcatctccaataacACTTGCTAAACACCGTAGCAAGGATGCATCTCCAATTGAATGTTTTAGTATACTTTCTCTCTTGCTTTCTTCTTGGTTTGTTCAAGGATTTGCAAGAAACTGAACCAGTTTCGTGGTTGAGGTTAAAACTCAGAGAAACTGTTGATAGGTTTGGACACAGCTGGTTAAAGTTGATAAAGTTTGGTTTTTTCTTCTAATTGATCTCTATTTTCTTGGATTTGGTTTCTTTGTTTTGTTTGAGTTTCAAATTTATAAGATTTGAGGTTTTTCTTTGATTTCTATTCCATTTTTGGAATGGAATAGCAAGTGCTTTGTGTATTGAGTCTGCTTGATAGAAATAATGAAATGGTTTGGTTTCGATAATTGGTTGATCTTGTATAATTTTCCTAGCCTTGTTTTTCAATTGaagaaaaaatgaatttctcttGATGTCAATTTTGTAGTTGAAACATAAGTAATATCAGTTCTGTTTAAGGGCTAATTCAACTCCTATATTACAAATTGAGTTCTGTTTACATTGTAGTCTCTTGACAGCCGATAGTACATTGATGGTAGCTAGTTAACATGTACTAATTGAATCTTGTTTTGTTTCGGCTGTTCTTTTAAGTGTCAATAGCTTGTAACTATGTCCAGAAGTGAAACAAGTTATGGTTGTATTGTTTTAAGTGTCAATAACTAATTGAAACCATGTTTGCTTTTTTTCAAGTGTCAGGTGCTAATTGAAAACCATGACAAGTTGTGGTTCTGTTGTTTGTTTTGGTTGTTCTTAAAGTGTCATTGTTTTACACATTATACCTATAGAAATAATGCTAATTTCAAATGTTTCATGTTTTTATCTTAAATGGTAattgttttataatttaaaatggCATTATGCATATCTTTTATAATTGTTACAAGCAGGGGCGGAGACAGCCCGGAGCCCGGGGGGCCGAAGCCCCCACGGTCTCCGGCACCACCCCTGAGGAACCGTAGTTGAGTTTTGAAAAGCCCCcctaagaaaattaaaatagtCCTTATCCAATAGGATTTAATTA encodes:
- the LOC136220562 gene encoding uncharacterized protein, with protein sequence MEDDMRFESLPPLKRLRVLQERHLHDNKENCNPSFRLPAKKRKESRPPPLHSSDYTPFPLPAKKRVSALNPDFLSPFDLNIEYKPPPSFAEIPQPEKEEEEEDDDGIVCSICESTDGDPTDPIVLCDGCDLMVHTSCYGNPLIMGVPEGEWFCAQCLSGKGFSCCLCPKKSGAMKPTKDGLWAHIVCSVYVPEVFFEDPDGREGIDCSKIPKRRWQDKCYICNTRKGCAIRCSEPMCTLPFHVTCALNQHLCIEYKQQGNQIIVAGFCNTHSQLWKKQQETGKFKIVATKHHNN